In Sphaerospermopsis torques-reginae ITEP-024, the genomic window AGTTTTCTCACATCATTTAAATTCACACGCACTGAAGGATTATCTTTAACTGTGAATTTACCAACGGAATATTTAGGAAACTCTTTAGTTACATCTTGAGCAGCTTTATACCCTGCATAGCCACCATCCAATACGGCAATATCTTTCAATCCAGAACGTTCTAGTAAATAAGCAACCATTGTTGCACCTAAAACATCTCTCCCATCTGAATATACAAGTACACGACTGTTATTTGTTACTCCTGAATTAGCAAATATTTCTCCTAATTTTTGATTGTTCCAATATTGTACTGGTAATCCTTCTTTTGGACCTCTAAAAGCCGTATCAGCAATGTTTACAGCATTAGGAAGATGTCCTTCTATATAGTCGAGAGGAAAATTACGTACATCTAAAATTCTGAGGTTAGGATCTTTGGCGTTTTCAGCTACCCAATTTGGCAAAACAAATTGAATGTTAGCGCGAGAATTAGCTGATAATACTGGCAAAGGTAACAAGGGAATACTTACTAAAAATGCAAAAAACACTGTCACCAAAGCAAATAACTTAGGTTTTTTCAGATTCTTTAAAGAAAAACTTTTAAACATCATTTTCACCTTTATTTCTATTTCATCAAAATCTTCATTACTTAGTGAAATTACTTTAATTAGCAGGAATATTAAAGTAATCTCAAAAACCGTATTCTAAGCCTTTGGCACTGTTAAACCAAGAATTTTAGCGAATCTTTCTACATAAAATTCTGTAGGATTGGCAACTTGTTGAATAGATTCCCGTTGACGTAAATTATGCCACCATTCCTGTAATTTAGGTGTTTCTGTGGGGAATGTAAAATTACGGAATTTCTCTAAAACTGGTAATCTTTCAAACCAAGGATAGAAACTAATATCAACTAAACTCAGATTTTCACCTAAGAAGTAAGGACTATTACCAGAAAGTTTACCTAATCCTTCTTCTTCAATATACAAAAGAGACTCTAAAAACTCCCTCTTTCCTTGTTCTTGTTCTTGGGTATCTTTACCACGTAGGAATTTATTAAAAGCTGGAACTAAACGGGTATTAGCATAATCTATCCAAATTCTTGCAACCGCTTTTTGAGCAGGATCATGAGGTAATAAAGCTGGTTCGGGAAATACTTCTTCTAAATATTCATTGATAATTGCGGATTCATATATTTCCACATTACCATGTTTGATCGCTGGAACTTTTCCATAGCGAGAAACTTGGGTAAAAGCTTCTGGTTTATTCTGTAAATCAATTTCAACTGGTGTACAATCAATTCCTTTTTCCAGCAAGACTACACGGGTTCTTTGGGAAAAAGTAGAGGCTTTAGCGAAATAAAGTTGTAATGTACTCATTTAGTCCTTTCCTTGATTGGAATTTGTTTGATTTTTTAGTTAATTAGGGCTTGCTGATAGCGTGGCGTAAGCCATAAAAGTATTCTCGTATAGACAAGCAAAAAACAAGAGTTTGGGCTATCTGTTGGCAACAAATTTTTCCCTATTTCACGCTCACTATTTTCAATTTTGCTACTCCTATCTTGAAAAACCGTATGGCTAACGCCACGCTACGCTATCGGCTGACGCTCACGGCGAAGCCTTGCACCTCATTGTTCTATTTTTTGCCTCAATCCTTTGATTTATCTATGTTTTACATTTATTCCGCATCTCCTAATTATAAAAATTGCAACTTGAATGACAGCCAAAGATAGAAGTGAAGCAATTTCACTTCTACGAGTTACATTTTTTTGACTGGCAAAATACCAGGGCTTACAACTAACTACGGTTTATCGGTCGGGTTAAAGTATTATCTTAGGAGTATTTCATAGTTTTTACTAAAAAACAAGTCTTTTAGCAAACATTTTTCTCAAAATGTAGAACCAAAAT contains:
- a CDS encoding sulfurtransferase → MMFKSFSLKNLKKPKLFALVTVFFAFLVSIPLLPLPVLSANSRANIQFVLPNWVAENAKDPNLRILDVRNFPLDYIEGHLPNAVNIADTAFRGPKEGLPVQYWNNQKLGEIFANSGVTNNSRVLVYSDGRDVLGATMVAYLLERSGLKDIAVLDGGYAGYKAAQDVTKEFPKYSVGKFTVKDNPSVRVNLNDVRKLIGRPGVVFIDPRPEKLFRGEENIWIRNGHIPGARNIPWVTFTDAKNPHKLKSLDEIKKILADKKITPENDIIVSCSTGREATLQYVVLKHLLNYPKVRIYEGSWTEYSTHKDLPVATGEEKLT
- a CDS encoding glutathione S-transferase family protein, which codes for MSTLQLYFAKASTFSQRTRVVLLEKGIDCTPVEIDLQNKPEAFTQVSRYGKVPAIKHGNVEIYESAIINEYLEEVFPEPALLPHDPAQKAVARIWIDYANTRLVPAFNKFLRGKDTQEQEQGKREFLESLLYIEEEGLGKLSGNSPYFLGENLSLVDISFYPWFERLPVLEKFRNFTFPTETPKLQEWWHNLRQRESIQQVANPTEFYVERFAKILGLTVPKA